A region from the Clostridium beijerinckii genome encodes:
- a CDS encoding D-2-hydroxyacid dehydrogenase encodes MNVGNILILLPINERQRKLIEVEAPNANYIYKTYAEVDKSIVQKSDIIIGNPPVEMLMGSPNLKWLQLNSAGSDAYIEEGILKKEVLLTNATGAYGLAISEHMIGLLLQLFKKLHIYRNNQKLHLWKDEGEVKSIYNSKVLIIGLGNIGGEFAKRIKAFGGYTIGVKRTNTDKPDFIDELYLMDKIDELLPLADVVALTIPGTKETYKMFSKEKLKLMKNGAALLNVGRGNVLDTDALCDLVESGHLLGAGLDVVDPEPLPKNHRIWDVDNIIITPHISGGYHIPETLDKIAQISAKNLRNFINGDRLVNIVDFSTGYRTLDIK; translated from the coding sequence ATGAATGTTGGTAATATACTTATACTGTTACCTATAAATGAAAGACAAAGAAAATTAATAGAAGTTGAAGCACCTAATGCTAATTATATATATAAAACATATGCTGAGGTAGATAAATCAATAGTTCAAAAATCAGATATAATCATTGGAAATCCACCAGTAGAAATGCTTATGGGTTCTCCAAATTTAAAATGGTTACAATTAAATAGTGCTGGAAGTGATGCTTATATAGAGGAAGGTATACTAAAAAAAGAAGTGTTATTAACAAATGCAACAGGTGCATATGGTCTAGCGATATCTGAACATATGATAGGGCTTCTTCTTCAACTATTTAAAAAACTTCATATTTATAGAAATAATCAAAAGCTACATCTTTGGAAAGATGAAGGTGAAGTTAAATCTATTTATAACTCTAAAGTTTTAATAATAGGACTTGGAAATATTGGTGGAGAATTTGCAAAGAGGATAAAAGCATTTGGGGGCTATACAATAGGAGTAAAGAGAACCAACACTGATAAACCAGATTTTATAGACGAATTGTATTTAATGGATAAAATAGATGAGTTACTCCCATTAGCAGATGTTGTAGCACTTACGATACCTGGTACAAAAGAAACCTATAAAATGTTTTCTAAAGAAAAACTTAAACTTATGAAAAATGGAGCAGCACTATTAAATGTTGGCAGAGGCAATGTACTTGATACTGATGCACTATGTGATCTAGTAGAAAGTGGACATCTTTTAGGTGCTGGACTAGATGTAGTTGATCCAGAACCACTTCCTAAAAATCATAGAATCTGGGATGTAGATAATATAATAATCACTCCTCATATTTCTGGAGGATATCACATTCCAGAAACTTTAGATAAGATTGCTCAAATCAGCGCTAAAAATCTAAGGAATTTTATTAATGGAGATAGGCTTGTAAATATTGTTGATTTTTCTACAGGGTATAGAACTTTGGATATTAAATAA
- a CDS encoding peptide ABC transporter ATP-binding protein, translating to MLLDIKNLKTEFKTKKGIIAAVNGVDFCVDKGEVVAIVGESGSGKSVTSLSLMRLLSKTDNTNVTGEALFKGENLLSKSEKEMQKMRGKQLSMIFQEPMTSLNPVFTIGKQISESIIKHDGVTKKEARTRSIEMLKLVGIPSPETRIDNYPHQLSGGMRQRVMIAMALSCSPELLIADEPTTALDVTIQAQILELMLELKEKFGTAILLITHDLGVVAEVADKVVVMYCGRVVEKAFVKDLFKDPKHPYTQGLLNSIPKIDEDAERLFIIPGTVPNPLDLPTGCAFRDRCPNCFEKCNNNTPPLINLVEREVRCFLYENKEDKANG from the coding sequence ATGCTACTTGATATAAAAAACTTAAAGACAGAATTCAAAACTAAAAAAGGCATAATTGCTGCTGTCAATGGTGTTGATTTTTGTGTAGATAAAGGTGAAGTAGTTGCAATAGTTGGTGAGTCTGGTAGTGGGAAAAGTGTTACATCTCTATCTTTAATGAGACTGCTTTCAAAGACTGACAATACAAATGTAACTGGTGAAGCCTTATTTAAAGGGGAAAATTTACTAAGCAAATCTGAAAAAGAAATGCAAAAAATGCGCGGAAAACAATTATCTATGATCTTCCAAGAACCTATGACTTCTTTAAATCCTGTTTTTACAATTGGAAAACAGATTTCTGAATCGATTATAAAACATGATGGTGTAACTAAAAAAGAAGCACGGACTCGATCAATTGAAATGCTCAAACTTGTTGGTATTCCTTCACCTGAAACTAGAATTGACAATTATCCTCATCAATTAAGTGGTGGTATGAGACAAAGAGTTATGATAGCTATGGCACTTAGTTGTAGTCCTGAACTTTTAATTGCCGATGAACCTACAACTGCCCTTGATGTTACAATACAAGCTCAAATACTTGAACTTATGCTTGAACTTAAAGAAAAGTTTGGTACTGCTATACTTCTTATAACACATGATTTAGGTGTTGTTGCTGAAGTTGCAGATAAAGTTGTAGTTATGTATTGTGGAAGAGTTGTTGAAAAGGCATTTGTTAAAGATCTATTTAAAGATCCAAAGCATCCATATACTCAGGGATTACTTAACTCAATTCCTAAAATAGATGAAGATGCAGAAAGATTATTTATTATACCGGGTACTGTTCCCAACCCACTTGACTTACCTACTGGCTGTGCCTTTAGGGATAGATGCCCAAATTGTTTTGAAAAATGTAATAATAATACTCCTCCTTTAATTAATCTAGTAGAAAGAGAAGTTCGTTGTTTCTTATATGAAAATAAGGAGGATAAAGCTAATGGATAA
- a CDS encoding hydroxyethylthiazole kinase, translating into MSKEIVVEIEKLLDEVRNKKPLVHNITNYVTVNDCANILLALGASPIMADDIKEAADITNISSALVINIGTLNERTIESMIASGKKANELNIPVVFDPVGAGASEFRNVTTKRIIEEVKVSVLRGNMSEIKFISGLESTTNGVDASESDMQNSNDECVHVAKNLANKLKCTVAITGATDIISDGERVAILGNGNKMLSNVTGTGCMTSALVGGFCGASSDYFIGAISGIISMGIAGEIAFEKAGQFGIGSFHIAIIDAISNLNSEIIRTMAKIEVK; encoded by the coding sequence ATGAGTAAGGAAATAGTTGTAGAAATAGAAAAATTATTAGATGAGGTTAGAAATAAGAAACCTCTTGTACACAATATAACAAATTATGTTACAGTTAATGATTGTGCAAATATATTACTTGCATTAGGTGCATCACCAATTATGGCTGATGATATTAAAGAAGCAGCTGATATTACTAATATTTCATCTGCACTTGTAATAAATATTGGTACATTAAATGAAAGAACAATTGAATCTATGATTGCATCAGGCAAGAAGGCAAACGAATTAAATATTCCAGTTGTGTTTGATCCAGTAGGTGCAGGTGCATCTGAGTTTAGAAATGTAACTACTAAGAGAATAATAGAAGAAGTAAAAGTAAGTGTTTTACGTGGAAATATGTCTGAGATTAAATTTATAAGTGGTTTGGAATCTACAACTAATGGGGTTGATGCCTCTGAAAGTGATATGCAAAATAGTAATGATGAATGTGTTCATGTAGCTAAAAATTTAGCAAATAAACTTAAATGCACTGTAGCCATTACAGGGGCAACAGACATTATATCTGATGGAGAAAGAGTAGCTATACTTGGAAATGGAAATAAAATGTTATCAAATGTTACAGGAACAGGTTGCATGACAAGTGCATTAGTTGGAGGTTTTTGTGGAGCAAGTTCAGATTACTTTATAGGAGCTATTTCTGGTATTATATCTATGGGGATTGCTGGAGAAATTGCTTTTGAAAAGGCTGGGCAATTTGGTATTGGAAGTTTTCATATAGCAATTATAGATGCTATAAGCAATTTGAATTCTGAAATAATTAGAACTATGGCTAAAATTGAAGTGAAATAG
- the sdaAA gene encoding L-serine ammonia-lyase, iron-sulfur-dependent, subunit alpha, with product MIAKTGVELLEICEKHNITLSEYAIRCEVEEKGLTRDEVIEKMRKNLKVMISAANEGMEKEVYSVSGLIGGDGFKLYNYAKEGKTLTGTVTNMAMAMALSSSEVNASMGKIVACPTAGSCGILPAIILSVGKKLDLDEDGLLNGLFAAAAVGIIIGLNATLSGAEGGCQAECGSASAMGAAATVEMMGGTPQMSLDAAAIIFKNVLGLVCDPVAGLVEIPCAKRNAQGAITALCAADMVMAGVASKIPFDDTVSAMYKVGKSLPPALRETALGGVATTKEGLRLKEKVFGKDNR from the coding sequence ATGATAGCAAAGACAGGCGTAGAATTATTAGAAATATGTGAGAAACATAATATTACATTAAGTGAATATGCTATAAGATGCGAAGTAGAGGAAAAAGGATTAACAAGAGATGAAGTCATAGAAAAGATGAGAAAGAATTTAAAGGTTATGATTTCAGCAGCTAATGAGGGAATGGAAAAGGAAGTTTATTCAGTTAGCGGATTAATAGGAGGAGATGGCTTTAAGTTATATAATTATGCTAAAGAAGGAAAAACTCTTACAGGTACTGTAACAAATATGGCAATGGCAATGGCACTTTCTTCATCAGAAGTTAATGCATCTATGGGAAAAATAGTTGCATGTCCAACCGCAGGTTCATGTGGGATATTGCCAGCTATAATTTTATCAGTAGGTAAAAAACTCGACTTAGATGAAGATGGACTTTTAAATGGATTATTTGCAGCAGCAGCAGTTGGAATTATTATTGGATTAAACGCTACATTATCAGGAGCAGAAGGTGGATGTCAAGCAGAATGTGGTTCAGCTTCAGCAATGGGGGCAGCAGCCACTGTTGAGATGATGGGAGGAACTCCTCAAATGAGTTTAGATGCAGCAGCTATAATATTTAAAAATGTGTTAGGACTTGTATGTGATCCAGTTGCAGGACTTGTGGAAATACCTTGTGCTAAGAGAAATGCTCAAGGAGCCATAACTGCATTATGTGCAGCTGATATGGTAATGGCTGGTGTAGCATCTAAAATTCCATTTGATGATACAGTAAGTGCGATGTATAAAGTAGGTAAAAGTTTGCCACCAGCTCTTAGAGAAACAGCATTAGGTGGAGTGGCAACAACAAAAGAAGGATTAAGACTTAAGGAAAAGGTTTTTGGAAAAGATAATAGATAG
- a CDS encoding thiamine biosynthesis protein ThiC (catalyzes the formation of 4-amino-2-methyl-5-phosphomethylpyrimidine from 5-amino-1-(5-phospho-D-ribosyl)imidazole and S-adenosyl-L-methionine in thiamine biosynthesis), whose protein sequence is MNYKTQMEAAKKGIVTKEMKVVAEKEKISEERLMKLVAEGKVAIPANINHKSLSAEGIGDGLKTKINVNLGVSGDCIDYSNEMKKVKMAIKFGAEAIMDLSNYGKTQEFREKLIEYSPAMIGTVPMYDAIGYLEKDLLDIKAEDFLGVVRAHAKAGVDFVTIHAGINKRTVELFKEDKRRLNIVSRGGSLLFAWMEMTGNENPFYEYYDELLEILREYDVTISLGDAMRPGCLDDSTDAGQITELIELGLLTKRAWAKDVQVMVEGPGHMAMNEIAANMQIQKRLCHGAPFYVLGPLVTDIAPGYDHITSAIGGAIAATHGANFLCYVTPAEHLRLPDLSDVKEGIIASKIAAHAADIANGLPGARNQDNAMADARQKLDWEEMFKVAIDGEKARTYFESLPPEEKHSCSMCGKMCAVRTTNKILNGEKVELFDKEGK, encoded by the coding sequence ATGAATTATAAAACACAAATGGAAGCAGCTAAAAAGGGTATAGTCACTAAAGAAATGAAGGTGGTAGCTGAAAAGGAAAAGATTTCAGAAGAAAGATTAATGAAGCTTGTAGCAGAAGGTAAGGTCGCTATTCCAGCTAATATTAATCATAAATCACTTAGCGCAGAAGGTATTGGCGATGGACTTAAAACTAAAATAAACGTAAACTTAGGTGTTTCTGGAGATTGCATTGATTACTCTAATGAAATGAAAAAAGTAAAAATGGCAATTAAATTTGGTGCTGAAGCTATAATGGATTTAAGTAACTATGGAAAGACTCAAGAATTTAGAGAAAAACTTATTGAGTATTCGCCAGCTATGATAGGTACAGTTCCAATGTATGATGCAATTGGATACCTTGAAAAGGATCTTTTAGATATAAAAGCAGAAGATTTTCTTGGAGTAGTTAGAGCTCATGCAAAGGCAGGAGTTGATTTTGTTACTATTCATGCTGGAATAAATAAAAGAACAGTTGAATTATTTAAAGAAGATAAGAGAAGATTAAATATTGTATCTCGTGGAGGATCTTTATTATTTGCTTGGATGGAAATGACAGGAAACGAAAATCCATTTTACGAATATTATGATGAGTTACTTGAAATCCTAAGAGAATATGATGTAACGATAAGTCTTGGAGATGCAATGAGACCAGGCTGTCTTGATGATTCAACTGATGCAGGACAAATTACTGAACTTATAGAACTAGGATTATTAACAAAGAGAGCTTGGGCAAAAGATGTTCAAGTTATGGTTGAAGGACCAGGGCACATGGCTATGAATGAAATTGCAGCTAATATGCAAATTCAAAAAAGATTATGTCATGGTGCACCTTTTTATGTACTTGGACCTCTTGTTACAGATATTGCTCCAGGATATGATCACATTACATCAGCTATTGGTGGAGCTATTGCAGCAACACATGGAGCAAATTTCCTTTGTTATGTAACACCAGCTGAACATTTAAGGCTTCCAGATTTATCAGATGTTAAAGAAGGAATTATTGCATCGAAAATTGCAGCTCATGCGGCAGATATAGCTAATGGACTTCCAGGAGCAAGAAACCAAGATAATGCAATGGCAGATGCTCGTCAAAAACTTGATTGGGAAGAAATGTTCAAGGTTGCTATTGATGGAGAAAAGGCTAGAACATATTTTGAAAGTTTGCCACCAGAAGAAAAACATAGCTGCTCTATGTGTGGAAAAATGTGTGCAGTAAGAACAACTAATAAAATTCTAAATGGTGAAAAAGTAGAACTTTTTGATAAAGAGGGGAAATAG
- a CDS encoding peptide ABC transporter ATP-binding protein, translating to MDKLMEVKNLKKYFPVASSGFFQKANYVQAVDDVTFDIYKGETLGIVGESGCGKSTMGRLLVTLLDSTSGEILFEGKEVNAIRKNNRKDISKNIQIIFQDPYASLNPRMTIGDIIREPMKINGIASGDELENKLDILLKQVGLASYHKDRYPHEFSGGQRQRVGIARAISVNPKLIVCDEAVSALDVSIQAQILNLLSDLQKDLGFTYLFIAHGLNVVKHISNRVGVMYLGKLVEIATVDKLYSTPMHPYTQALLSAIPIPNPEKKKERIILTGDVPSPINPPAGCRFHTRCPKCMDICKQSEPNLVELESGHKVACHLYDEK from the coding sequence ATGGATAAATTAATGGAAGTTAAAAATTTAAAGAAGTACTTTCCTGTAGCATCCTCAGGATTTTTTCAAAAGGCAAACTATGTGCAAGCAGTTGATGATGTTACCTTTGATATTTATAAAGGTGAAACTTTAGGAATTGTTGGAGAATCTGGTTGTGGTAAATCTACCATGGGAAGACTTCTTGTAACTTTACTTGATTCAACTTCTGGTGAAATTCTTTTTGAAGGTAAAGAAGTTAATGCAATTCGTAAGAATAATAGAAAAGATATAAGTAAAAACATACAAATTATATTCCAAGATCCTTATGCATCTCTAAATCCAAGAATGACCATTGGAGATATTATAAGAGAACCTATGAAAATCAATGGTATTGCAAGTGGAGATGAATTAGAAAATAAACTTGATATTCTTTTAAAACAAGTTGGCCTTGCTTCTTACCATAAAGATAGATATCCACATGAATTTAGTGGTGGCCAAAGACAAAGAGTTGGAATAGCTCGTGCTATCTCAGTTAATCCTAAACTTATAGTTTGTGATGAAGCTGTTTCTGCACTTGATGTTTCTATTCAAGCACAAATTCTGAATCTTTTGTCAGATTTACAAAAAGATTTGGGCTTCACTTATTTATTTATAGCTCATGGTTTAAATGTAGTTAAGCATATAAGTAATAGAGTTGGTGTTATGTATCTTGGTAAATTGGTAGAAATTGCAACTGTAGATAAATTATACAGTACTCCAATGCACCCATATACTCAAGCTCTACTTTCAGCTATACCTATTCCTAATCCTGAAAAGAAAAAAGAAAGAATCATATTAACAGGTGATGTACCAAGTCCAATAAACCCACCAGCAGGTTGTAGATTCCATACTAGATGTCCTAAGTGCATGGATATCTGTAAGCAATCTGAACCTAATTTAGTGGAATTAGAATCTGGTCATAAAGTGGCTTGTCACCTTTATGATGAAAAATAG
- the thiD gene encoding bifunctional hydroxymethylpyrimidine kinase/phosphomethylpyrimidine kinase: MFRALTIAGSDTCGGAGIQADLKSFSANGVYGMSVITAVTIQNTMGVFGIQDINAEIIEGQIDVIFEDIRVDAVKIGMVSKIESIKAISKALRKIEKLPVIVLDPVMISKSGFNLLSKDAKDTLVKELFPLATLITPNLPEAEEILGIEIKTLDQMKEAALKLMELGPKAVLVKGGHLEGAATDLLFDGKEFIFLKQERINTTHTHGTGCTLSSAIAANLAKNMTMEEAVREGKRYITCAIEHGFDLGKGVGPTNHFYELYKKAGML, from the coding sequence ATGTTTAGAGCATTGACAATTGCAGGATCTGATACTTGTGGAGGAGCAGGAATTCAAGCAGATTTAAAGTCTTTTTCAGCTAATGGAGTTTATGGAATGAGTGTTATTACAGCAGTAACTATTCAAAATACTATGGGTGTTTTTGGCATTCAAGATATAAATGCAGAAATAATTGAAGGTCAAATTGATGTTATTTTTGAAGACATTAGAGTGGATGCTGTAAAGATAGGAATGGTTTCTAAGATTGAGTCTATAAAGGCTATATCAAAAGCATTAAGAAAAATTGAAAAGTTACCAGTAATAGTTTTAGATCCTGTTATGATTTCAAAAAGTGGATTTAATTTATTATCAAAGGATGCAAAAGATACTTTAGTTAAAGAATTATTTCCTTTAGCAACATTAATCACTCCTAATTTACCAGAAGCAGAAGAAATTTTAGGAATTGAGATAAAAACTTTAGATCAAATGAAGGAAGCGGCTTTAAAACTTATGGAACTTGGACCAAAAGCTGTTTTAGTTAAAGGTGGACATTTAGAAGGTGCAGCTACTGATTTATTATTTGATGGAAAAGAATTTATATTTTTAAAGCAAGAAAGAATAAATACTACCCATACTCATGGAACAGGATGCACTTTATCTTCTGCTATAGCTGCTAATTTAGCTAAAAACATGACTATGGAGGAAGCTGTGAGAGAAGGAAAGAGATACATAACGTGTGCCATTGAACATGGATTTGATCTTGGGAAGGGTGTTGGTCCTACTAATCATTTTTATGAACTTTATAAGAAAGCAGGAATGCTTTAA
- the sdaAB gene encoding L-serine ammonia-lyase, iron-sulfur-dependent, subunit beta, translated as MKGIGVFDILGPIMIGPSSSHTAGAARLGKIAMSIAGGDIAEVTFLLHGSFAKTYKGHGTDRALIAGILGMEPSDERLRNSMDIAKEKKIKFLFKEADLGDVHPNTVKFIMKTINDKHCEVMGSSIGGGSIQIIEVNDNEVDFTGMYETLIVSHKDAPGVINSVTSILYSENINVAFMRVFRHQKGQEATMIFELDNKVSDELIEKIKNIELLHNVITISPAEIS; from the coding sequence ATGAAAGGAATCGGAGTTTTTGATATTTTAGGACCTATTATGATAGGCCCATCAAGTTCACATACAGCTGGTGCAGCTAGGCTTGGCAAAATTGCAATGAGTATAGCTGGTGGAGATATAGCAGAGGTAACATTTTTATTACATGGCTCATTTGCTAAAACATACAAAGGTCATGGAACGGATAGAGCATTGATTGCTGGAATTCTAGGAATGGAACCAAGTGATGAAAGACTTAGGAATTCTATGGATATAGCAAAAGAAAAGAAGATTAAATTTTTATTTAAGGAAGCTGATTTAGGTGATGTTCATCCTAATACAGTGAAATTTATTATGAAGACAATAAATGATAAACATTGTGAGGTTATGGGCTCTTCCATTGGTGGAGGAAGTATTCAAATTATAGAGGTTAATGATAATGAAGTTGATTTTACTGGAATGTATGAAACCTTAATAGTATCTCATAAAGATGCTCCAGGGGTTATTAATAGTGTCACCAGTATTCTTTATAGTGAAAATATAAATGTAGCTTTTATGAGGGTTTTTAGACATCAGAAAGGTCAAGAAGCCACAATGATTTTTGAACTGGATAATAAGGTTAGTGATGAATTAATAGAGAAAATTAAGAATATTGAATTGCTACATAATGTAATCACAATAAGCCCAGCGGAAATAAGTTAA
- a CDS encoding thiamine phosphate synthase: MKAKIDYSIYLVTDRDLMSTETLEEAVEQAIIGGCTLVQLREKDCSSLDFYNTAVKVKQITDKYNVPLLINDRLDIALAVDAAGVHVGQSDLPLVVVRKVIGEDKIIGVSTGTLEQALKAQDDGADYIGVGAMYSTGTKKDAKPTSMEELKKIRENISLPIVVIGGINKERVKDFEGTGIDGLAIVSAIIAQNDIAEATKELKKIFTQG, translated from the coding sequence ATGAAAGCAAAAATAGATTATAGTATTTATCTTGTGACAGATAGGGATTTAATGAGTACAGAAACTTTAGAAGAGGCTGTAGAACAAGCTATAATTGGAGGTTGCACATTAGTTCAATTAAGAGAAAAAGATTGTTCATCTCTTGATTTTTATAATACAGCAGTAAAGGTAAAGCAAATAACAGATAAATATAATGTACCATTATTAATAAATGATAGATTAGATATTGCACTAGCTGTTGATGCCGCTGGAGTACATGTAGGACAAAGTGATTTACCATTGGTAGTTGTTAGAAAAGTTATTGGTGAAGATAAGATTATTGGAGTTTCAACAGGAACATTAGAACAAGCACTTAAAGCACAAGATGATGGAGCAGATTATATAGGTGTTGGTGCTATGTATTCTACTGGTACTAAAAAGGATGCAAAGCCAACATCAATGGAAGAGTTAAAGAAAATAAGAGAAAATATATCTTTGCCTATAGTTGTAATAGGTGGAATTAATAAAGAAAGAGTTAAGGATTTCGAAGGTACTGGCATTGATGGGCTTGCAATAGTTTCAGCTATTATTGCTCAGAATGATATTGCAGAGGCTACAAAAGAATTAAAAAAAATATTCACACAAGGTTAA
- a CDS encoding ABC transporter permease, with product MNTDLTNEDISSSNEVSSEKNTKLTRFKNFMGILVSNKAALIGLIIIGIIVIVAIFGKFLMPYDPYTGELSNSLQTPSATHFFGTDEQGRDIFSRVIDGTKISLRVGIISVAIALSIGTVIGSICGYFGGKLDMFLMRLMDVILAFPSLLLAIAFMSALGKGLDKAVIAISIVTIPEYARIVRGCVLSVRESEYVQAAKAIGNNEFTIIFKHVLPNILSPIIVRATLGISSAILDTAALGFLGLGVQPPLAEWGTMLGSGRSYFYNAPYIILFPGLAITLTVLAFNLFGDGLRDALDPKLNA from the coding sequence ATGAATACTGATTTAACTAATGAAGATATTTCATCTTCAAATGAAGTATCTTCTGAAAAAAACACAAAACTTACTAGATTTAAAAATTTCATGGGGATACTTGTATCCAATAAAGCTGCTCTTATTGGTTTGATTATTATTGGGATTATAGTTATCGTTGCAATCTTCGGTAAATTTTTAATGCCTTATGATCCTTATACTGGAGAATTATCAAACAGTCTTCAGACTCCATCAGCTACTCACTTTTTTGGTACTGATGAACAAGGAAGAGATATTTTTTCGAGAGTAATTGACGGTACTAAAATTTCATTAAGAGTTGGTATTATCTCAGTTGCTATTGCACTTTCAATAGGAACTGTAATTGGTTCTATTTGTGGATATTTTGGTGGAAAGCTTGATATGTTTTTAATGAGATTAATGGATGTAATACTTGCCTTCCCTTCACTATTACTTGCAATCGCATTTATGAGTGCTTTAGGTAAGGGCCTTGATAAAGCAGTTATCGCAATCAGTATAGTTACAATTCCAGAGTATGCTCGTATAGTTCGTGGCTGTGTGCTCTCTGTACGGGAAAGCGAATATGTTCAAGCTGCAAAGGCCATAGGTAATAACGAATTTACTATAATTTTTAAACATGTACTCCCAAATATTTTATCTCCAATAATTGTTCGTGCTACACTTGGTATCTCAAGTGCAATTTTAGACACAGCAGCACTTGGCTTTTTAGGACTTGGAGTTCAACCTCCACTTGCTGAATGGGGAACAATGCTTGGATCAGGCAGAAGTTATTTCTACAATGCTCCTTATATAATACTATTCCCAGGACTTGCAATTACACTTACAGTACTTGCTTTTAACTTATTTGGAGATGGGCTTAGAGATGCACTTGATCCTAAGCTAAATGCATAG
- a CDS encoding citrate synthase (catalyzes the formation of citrate from acetyl-CoA and oxaloacetate), giving the protein MLKILSHKAQENNKINAGLFGKYQVKRGLRDIDGRGVLVGLTEIGDVRSYIVEENEMVPMPGKLFYRGFDISDIVNGFLKNDSFGFEETCYLLLFGNLPTEQELKEFEELLSVYRNLPDGFVRDMILKMPSKDIMNSMARSVLAFYSLDDLADDTSIENVLRQCLILIACFPLMAVYGYQACTHYHDNNSLFIHSPQPELSTAENILYMLRPDNQYTKLEAILLDLALVLHAEHGGGNNSTFVTHVVTSSGSDTYSVMAAALGSLKGPRHGGANIKVVQMFEDIKENIKDWTDDREVEEYLMKILNKEAFDGSGLIYGIGHAVYSISDPRAVIFKEHVEKLAKEKGFENEYNLYAKVEKLAPEVVGKVRKIYKGVSANVDFYSAFVYRMLDIPPELFTPIFAMSRISGWSAHRIEEIVNAGKIIRPAYKNVIKRKKYVDMDER; this is encoded by the coding sequence ATGTTAAAAATCCTTAGTCATAAGGCACAGGAAAATAACAAAATTAATGCCGGATTATTTGGTAAATATCAAGTTAAAAGAGGACTTAGGGATATTGATGGGAGAGGCGTGCTTGTTGGGCTTACAGAAATTGGAGACGTACGTTCATATATAGTTGAAGAAAATGAAATGGTTCCTATGCCTGGGAAATTATTTTATAGGGGATTTGACATTTCTGATATTGTTAATGGATTTCTTAAAAACGATTCTTTTGGATTTGAAGAGACGTGCTATTTGCTTTTATTTGGTAATCTTCCTACGGAACAGGAATTGAAGGAGTTTGAAGAACTCTTGTCAGTATATAGGAATTTACCTGATGGTTTTGTGCGTGATATGATATTAAAAATGCCTAGTAAAGACATTATGAATTCAATGGCACGAAGTGTATTGGCATTTTATAGTTTAGATGATTTAGCAGATGATACTTCTATAGAAAATGTATTAAGGCAATGCTTAATACTAATAGCATGTTTCCCACTGATGGCAGTTTATGGTTATCAAGCTTGTACTCATTACCATGACAACAACAGTTTATTTATACACAGCCCACAACCTGAATTAAGCACTGCTGAAAATATTCTTTATATGCTTAGACCAGACAACCAATATACAAAACTTGAAGCAATTCTTCTTGATCTTGCACTTGTTCTGCATGCAGAGCATGGTGGAGGAAATAACTCAACCTTCGTGACACACGTTGTTACATCATCTGGTTCAGACACATATTCAGTTATGGCTGCGGCTCTTGGTTCGTTAAAAGGTCCAAGGCATGGTGGTGCAAATATCAAAGTTGTACAGATGTTCGAAGATATAAAAGAAAACATCAAGGACTGGACAGACGATAGAGAGGTTGAAGAATACCTTATGAAAATACTCAATAAGGAAGCCTTTGATGGTTCAGGACTAATTTATGGTATAGGTCATGCAGTTTATTCAATATCAGATCCCCGAGCTGTTATTTTCAAAGAACATGTTGAAAAGCTTGCAAAGGAAAAAGGATTTGAAAATGAATATAATTTGTACGCAAAAGTTGAAAAATTAGCACCTGAGGTAGTTGGCAAAGTACGTAAAATATATAAGGGTGTAAGTGCAAATGTGGATTTTTACTCAGCTTTTGTATATAGAATGCTTGATATACCTCCAGAATTATTTACTCCTATTTTTGCTATGTCAAGAATATCTGGGTGGAGCGCTCATCGCATTGAAGAAATTGTGAATGCGGGTAAAATAATTAGACCTGCATATAAGAATGTTATTAAAAGAAAGAAATACGTTGATATGGATGAACGATGA